The following is a genomic window from Rhododendron vialii isolate Sample 1 chromosome 9a, ASM3025357v1.
acgaaaataattttaaaatatctgAAGAATCGAATACTCATCAGGGAGATCTAACAATATATGAATATATTCGAGGTTTCATTTGTTAACAGAAGTGACTTTACCAAATTAAAAAGCATGAGGATACTAGATGGTCTGGTTAGGGGCAAATGTGGACCCTTCCAGCGTTCACTTTTATTAGCGATATCGTTTTTGTTTTAGATCTTGTCGAGAACATTGATACCGTAAAAAAATATGTTGATCAGATAAGATTTGAAACACTTTTACcttaaaaactcatttttcttgATAATTAATAAACATATGCTTCGATCATATACTTATTCTAttcgatcaacatgattttcaaaacacttttcTGAAGgaaaaacgaagaagaaaagTTGGGTTGTTTGAAACCGTCTTTAAACAGATGAAGAATTGATGGGTGGAAGTTGAAATTCATTTACTGAGATGTAAATGTTTGACAAACTTTGTACTAATGATTCTGACACATCATAAGTTAAGGGACCTTTTTCCATTCAGTGCGGCTTGAAGAAATGAGCTGATCCCTGGCCTTTTGAGATCTGTTGCTTTGAAGTTTCTATACTCACGCCAAGAGAAGATGGAAAGATAGGTCAATTGCCcgaaaaaaaaggaagatggGTTGTCACCTCGTTTGCCCTTTCAtcataggggaaaaaaaaatcggtttttattttattttattagatCATGAAAGAAcagtttgtttgatttggggtttcaGGGACGGTTTCGTAATAATGAGTGGGAATAGACAGATAAATAAAAGTATAGAAATAATAAGCGGAGAAAAACTTATTAGACTTAAAGAATAATCCTCGGTTCTACACTTTGTAAGTTTTCATCCGGcactttttgaacagttatgtttaaTTTCATATGTAGATGTATATTTCCTTCCTAAATTCGTGGGGTTCTAGTAATTATAGTTACCTAAAATCATGGGTTGATTAATGGATAAAAATGGGgggaattttcaattttcaaaatttttaatggaTATATTTTaaatcactctctctccttaatttcgtgaatttttaaattcttaattttCGTAAATTTTGGTAAATTGATCGGATCATATTATAAACTTACGTGAATATGGTTCGACCAATTTCTTGAAAATTCATGATTTAGttaaaaaacatgaatacaccatgttttaatttattcatgaaaacacatgaacaaattaatcaaaaaaaatgaaaaaatgaattaaattaatcgaaaaacatgaataaattaatcggccatgtttttcatgaatacaccatgaaaaaacatgaatataccatttttattcatgaaaataCAACAATATGAAAAATACACCAtgtttaaaacaaaaaactgtgTCAAAGAACTAATGGAGCTTACTACTTTTAACACCAGATTCTTGTACATAAACAATATCAGCAGGAGTAAAAAGCCCAGACTGGgaggatcaaaataaaaaataaaaagtccagACTCCCCAACCACCTTAAAGAGTTTAAAAATAGAGGAAATGAAGAGATCGGAGATTCCAAGTTATCTTTAAGTTTCAATCTTCCGATACCGGAGGTGGTCATTGATGATggcggttgtggtggtggttcaGTTGACGAAACGGATTGCCGACTCATAACTCTTGCCGACGCAAAATGTTTTAGGCTGATTGACGGAGACAATTGAGAGCGTATAACCGGCGACGAAATGGCCATGAAAAAGACTGCTCAGGTGACCGCCATTGAGATATTTTGGGCTGAGTGACGGAGACATGTTTCGCTGCTCAACCATTTCGGAAATTTCAGGGGTGGAGAAATCTGCAAATGAAAATGGGTGGGGGGTTTGGGGGgttggatttgggtttgagaAAATGGGTATTAATGGAAAGTTTCAATGGGTTTTAGGTTTTAAATTGTTTTGCCGAAAGTTTTGGGATTTGATAGGCGTGCTTACCTAAAATTATGCTACAGGACTTTAAAGATTAGTTTTTAGTCCCAAAAATCTCtgcatatatatacatttacTATATACGGAGTATATAATAGTCAATATATCTATACAATAAAGGGCAAACTTGGAATTATTTAAAAGCggggatgaaaacataattgtTCAAAATGATAAGGATGAATACTTATAAAGGATAAGGTTCGagaatgaatatttaaaaactcctaaAAACTATGCCGAGAGAAAACTGTCTTGAGACCCCAACAAACCTCTCTAAGTGCCATCGGTCGTGGTGAGCTCCAGCTGCTCCTGAGTGCTCCACCAACACTTAAAAAAAGAGTAGTAAAGTAGACGCGCGCATCTCCTGGCTTCACTCGGGGCCAAATTTATCTAGTATCGAATGATATGGACATATGGTGACGCAGGGCATCTTATGAACTACGGAATAATCATGCAACAAAGATAAACACAAACTGTATAGGTTTAGAGAAACGCTCTTTAAACTCTTTTCattcaataataattaaaaattgctTAGGCCTAAGGTTTACAACTTATTATATAGGCAGAAAACCCTAACCTtagaaggaaaatgaaaaattaccaattttggaaaaaattgaaattattacaaattcagaaaatagagaaaaaaataagaccTCTCCAAAAAGAACGGATTGTAACGGAGTTTCCTACTAAAAGTAaaactaatattttttaaaacggcaaaataaccCTTTCGGAGGCCTAAACAGCCGTAAACAGCTAAAAAACACACGGCACATGCCCAGAAGGCAATGTGTCTTGACCGTTGGACTGTTTCGGATTGAACATAGTTGGGCCTGACTTGTAATTCCATCGTTGCATGATTACGGTTTTGCCACTCTAGGTTTAAAATGTCTAAAGTGGTACTCCTCTTCTATGGCAACCGCATCATATGGTTTAAGGCCTTgttttcaccattttttttttctctacaaTTACTAGCAATAAATCCgtgctatattttttttaaatggcaaaatATTATTAAACCCGTGCCATATTACgagatttttttaaatatttccaGTTTCATTCTCTGATTTATCATTTTCCTCTATTGTAGGAGAATTCTGGATGTCCTCTGGGAAATAAAATACCAGAAATCAACGAGTTGGTATGCCAAAATACTTTACTTTAACTAGTTTAGTTTCAGGGTTTGCTTACGGGATAGTCATCTCCCCTGACATGACATGAACATCGCCATTGAGGCAAGAGCCACAATTCGGAAAATCAGGTTTCGCTGTAAGGCAACTGAATATACGAAAATTGTGCACGGAATCTGCAATTTGAAAGGGAGTGGTAACAATTGAGGTTTTGAAGCTGTTGTGGGGTGCAGCTGTTTGGGTCTTTGATGTGAATCGATTGGGTTTCGTAATCAATGTTGGTGACTAGAACTTTGACGGAATAGGGGAGGTTGAGGAGAGTGGCAGTTGTTTTTGGAGAGCAAGATAGATCGAACCCGGGGTAGCCGCAGTGAGGTGGGTGGTTGTCTTCGGTGGGAGCAACTTGTTAGGGTGCAATCGTCGAGTCTTGTTTGGGATGTTTTTTGCGAGAAAGACAGCGTCTTCCTAAGTCAATTGACATGCCCGATATTCTTGTCTGAATACAGGCCCAAGGAAATGCTGAGGAGGAAACCCGAATGTAGGCATTGCTTCCGTGCCGATCGCATCGAAGCCATTTTCGCTCGAATGCTTCTTGTTCAGTTTGTAGGAACTCTCTTGATCGTTCTCCGCGGGCTCATGCAGTGtagatttttgatttttattcATTCTATTTGACCATTATCAGCAATATTTCCACTAAATTTCCAAACAGCTACTACCACAAGCGTTAATCTGCAAcaatctttgttttgttatggtACAAAATGTTTCTTATTTGCTACCATGGAGATGGAGTACAACATAGGGATAGAATCCCATCAATAATCCTTCTAGAAAAGACGATAAAAGAAACATTATGAGAATTGATCTTGAATACCCAATACATTGGATGCAAATCACGTATTTCAAAGCACAACAGATTCTTTATGGTAACGCTGTACATCAGTAGATTAAAATTCGTTTTATTGTTGTCTCACGGTTTCATGTATCCATATATGGATGAAAGAGACAACTCTCTACGATACAACAGATCGATAGTGGTTATATCTTCTTTACTCGGATTCAACGATAACTTCCAACTCATTGTTAATAGGCCTTCCACTCGACTGTCCTGTGGCCAATGTTGAATTCGTAGAGGCAAATGGATTGGGAGGCTTGATCAAAGTGTCTCCATCTCCTTCCAGCATTTGAATCACAATATGCATTGAAGGCCTGTCAACTGGGTACCACTGAATGCACCAAAGTCCCACAATTGCTAACTTCTTCGCAATCTTGGCATCTCCTTCATCTTGAATATGGATTCTTAGCTCTTCTCCACTGTCCAAATGATTGTAAATCCATTCGGGAAAGTAAATTTTGTTGGTGCTATTGACCATTACATCAAAATTCTTCTTTCCTCCTACCATTTCAAGTAACAACATTCCGAAACTATAAATATCTGCTTTGTATGATATATTCCCGAAGTTCCTTGAGAACACTTCCGGTGCAATATAGCCAATGGTACCGCGAGCAGTAGTCATGGATACAACACTTTGTTCCTTTGAACACAACTTTGCTAGACCAAAATCCGTTATCTTCGGATTCAAGTTCTCATCCAACAAGATATTATGTGGTTTAATATCAAAATGAAGGATTTGTTGATCACACCCTTGGTGAAGATACTCAATTCCTTTTGCTATGCCCATAGCAATTTCTAGCAACTTCTTCCAACCAAGTGAACGCTTCTTGTGATCAGATGATGCAAACTTTTCCAGGGAATCATTTGGTAAGAACTCATAAATAAGAGCTCTTCTGAATCCATCAGCACAGTAACCAACAAAGCGGACCACATTGACATGGTGGATTGTACCAATAATTCCCACTTCGTTTATGAACTCTTCCCCATTTCCCTTAATGTTATTGAGGATCTTAACCGCCACATGAACATCATTGGAAAGTTGTCCCCTATACACTGTTCCATATCCTCCTTGGCCTATTTTGTCCTTGAATTGATTTGTAATTTTCTTGATATCGTCATAAGAGTATCTTGCTGGCTTTAAAGCTCTATAATCCTCCAAAAACATCTCAATCTTTAGACAAtcctttctctttattttctcttgtctGTGGAACCAATACATTGCAATGAGGATTACAAGAAGCAAAAATGAGCCTAAAGTCACACCTGCAATTTCCAAGTCATGACCTGTGAAAGATAGAGAAGACTCGTTATATTATTTCTTTGTGCGCTGAAAAATGGTGTTCAAAGCTTCCCCCCGATTACTATCTGGTCCTGTTTGTTTGACGGCAGTGGTGGTGTCATAGCTTGTGGGGAGTATTCAGTGGAATACCCTCCAAAAGTATGTATATTGatgaagtgtcaaaaattgtgtCCACAAAACCATTGATTTCAGCCATTGATTTCAATGAATGAGATGGAGAGTCAAAAATTGTGTCCACAAAACCAACCCTCATACATATAACGTATGTGTTTCGTATTATCTCAGGCCACTATAACATTGAACACCCAACATTGAAATGGAAAAAAGGACAAAAGCTAACATCCGCTCTAAGGGCAgaggataataggtaaaaagtATATTGATAGTTATGAAAATGTATTAATACCCGTGATATGTacattgatatccgaacttcTTTGAAATTATTTGGATATTATCCTCCGCCTAGTGGGCGGAGGTTAGCAAGACCGATGTAAAAATTGGACACTCAACTCAATCTCAACCGCGGAGTTAAGTGTCATTATTTTACATGTTGATTCAATTGATTTCACCGCAGAGTGAAAACGATCTATTAATTAAATGGTTGCACCACAAACATAGTACAAAATTTGTTTACAAATTTTAATCGGAGAAGTTTAAGTTAATTTTCCTCATAAATTCTGCAAAATTTAAGGTTCTTCAATAACTACCATCAAGAAATTTTAAGTTAATTTTCCTCATAtataaattctaaaattaaGGCTCTTCAATAATTACCGTTAAGAAATTTTATGGAGCCGCCATCATTAGTGAAGGATTAAGAAGCCCACCGAATGAATAATAGTTGGATTAAATACCACATCCCCCATGGTAGTCCCTGGTAGTATTATATATACCCACGTTGTGAATTTATATATTTGAGGCATGTTTAATCCGTGTCGTGAATCTTTCAACCAATCTAGTTTTGTTTGTCAATCGATACGAGAGATCATTAAtgaattatcaaaaacaaaCCTGGACATAATATCGATTGTGAGAGTCTACGAGATAACCAATTttaacaactcaaccaatacgaGAATTAAACCcacataggaaaagaaaaagaaaaagaagaagcaagaaatgaagaaaaagctTCTTTAAGGGAAGAACACCAACAGGCAGGTGTAAAGATTCGAACTCTTAACCTACTAGTGAAATGCATGAGTCCTGGCCAATTGAACTAGCACCATCCGGTTGACATGTAcctaatagttttttttttttgccaaaatggtaGGAGATTTCATTGATACAAAATAAGCATACAACCAAAGAGGGTTTACTAACCTAAACAGAGACAATAACCAAGAGGTCTAGATTTACAAGCTTTTAACTTGATAACCTCACAAACCAACACGCCAATACGGCGATACCTTGATCATCAACCAACAACAACCTAACAAGCCGGATCGCGACCACCGCAAGCACAACAAGCATTCCGACAATCAGATCCCAAAACCAACGAACGAAATTCCAACCCGCAGATTTAGGGAGACCAGAACCTGGGAAGGATGACACCGAACTAGGAAAAACCCAACCAGAGAAAGACTCGCACCATGAAACCAGAGAGAAAAACACCGGAAAAAAAcgaaaagcaaaagaaagaaaacctcACAATCAAAACTCAACCAAATTAGCACTCATTGTCCGGCGAACCAAGCGCGCACAAAATAGACTCTGGCAATCACATTCGCAAGCTAATCCACAAACCCGAGACACACCTTAGTGACGGAGCACCGACGAGTCAACGACTACGTGATGGAGATGGCGGAGGAGGTGCGGCGGTAGAGAAGACGAGAGGGTTGAGGCAGCTGGAAGCATAGGGAAAGGGTGAGGGCCCCCCCAAGTAGAAATTCTTGGGGGAAGGAGGGTAGGAGGAAAGTAGTGAAGCGGTGACTAGGGTTTAGAAggtggttttagagagagagggactcTCATTTAGAGGGAGAGACTTCGTTATTTAGATATATggggaaaaaactgaaatagtccatgtagttaagtatttgtgtcaatttggtccctgtagttgtaattggctcgatttacactctgtacttttcattttgttttaatttggtccaattactaacttccgttagtccgccgttagtcctttaaacaacaaaatcatatggctcCCTTTTTTGGAgttaaaatagactcgttcggctaaataagccaattggcttatttttttatacttattgaattttttttcgtatttgttagtttttcgtcaattttttttggggttattgcatcgtcatgattacaggaatctaaaaagtaaaaaattatgatcgaaattcaattttttttaataaagacgaaaaaattggcttattggcttatttttgtttttattcaaaaaaaataggtttcgatcgtaattttttactttttagattcctcttgttatgacgatacaataatttccaaaaaaatgacgaaaaactaacaaatacgaaaaaaaatcgaataaggacaaaaaaataagccagttggcttatttagctgaatagggttactcattcccctcttgccctaatatgtatctgaaccaaaacacatctcattcttccattctccattgataaggaggcacttgggaagaaatttggttataattttcaacaaaaagttgccatcgaattcagcattttcatgatcagccacgagacatcataaccactgatattgtctaAATGTTcgacttgtggacaaatactgagatgccttatttttctacatagtactgaaaatgcatatagaaccatatccaaaagtcacaacatgataaataaccatgtccaaaagtcagaatattgtataaactcagttccaaatttaccatgtcataacctaatacatagacataacaaaccatTCAACTAAGTTACAATAAACCgaacttaacagcccaagtggttacaaaaaatagtgtcctgtcattccattcattttcctacacttggcccatgcactgattcctgaccaggaatgttgaaaaataaacctaagccaattttttcgtttttattcaaaaaaaattgaatttcgataataattttttactttttagatttttctcgtcatgacgatgcaataacccccaaaaaattgacgaaaaactaacacatacgaaaaaaaatttgaataaggacaaaaaataaagaagttggcttatttagccaaacgggtctgttttaaccccaaaaaagggggccatatgattttgctatttaaaggactaacggaagttagtaattggaccgaattgaaacaaaatggaaagtacagagtgtaaatcgaacTAATTATAACTAcatggaccaaattgacacgaacacttaactacaaggactattacaCTTTTTTTCCCAAGATAAAAAGATGTTAGATTCATCTTTTTTTTGACATGTACCTAGTAGTTACCGACCCTAAATTATTGCGCTTGAAGAATGAAATTTTAACCATTGTCCACCTCgtccaaacccatgaccttCCACAAGAAGAGATGGCAATCAACCCGCCCCAATCGTGACAGAGCagtttttgttagatttttCGGGTATCGGATCAGATGTGGGGGAGAATCGAAGAAACACGATGGGGCTCGGGTAGGCATTACCTGCCCAAACCCACCCCAATTTTTTGTGTGCATAAATGTATTCatattcttgtatttttaccCTTATACAACTAAAAAATAacagtatatatttttaaaaaattccatTTTGCTTTTGGATAGTAAATTTAGGTTAAGTTGTAATAGTTattttgtgaacttttttttattggtactCACTTATTTTAAAGtttagaataaattttttttttttaaaaaataaatgggaGCAGGGCGGGGTGGGGTAGCCATACATTACCGGGTCAGGACGAGGCAAAATTTTTCGGCCAGAGTCGGGTACGGAAAAAGCCACCCCACCCGGTTGCCATTCCTACCGACAAGGCTCTTGCCAATTGGGACAATGATAACTTCATAATCATAATTCATAACCTGCAATTACTCTTTGTCATTGAGTTTTGAAGATCTATAGAGGGTatgcaaattttcttttaactttctctGATTTGAGCATGCAAATGGAAGGCCAAATTgaatacaaaaacaaattaaaaaaagaacataagaatagggaaagaagagaaagagggtACCTTTTTTAGGCGGATTGAGGTTGCCAAAACATAAAATTTCCTCGCTCGTGCTGTTACTCATATGCCTACAAAACTTTCCATCAGTCTCACATTTCCCACAATCCGGCCGGAGCCATTGCAACTGCAGATCAGCTGTTTCATCAAACACCTCATAGGGAACCGACCAAACATTATACATCTTTCTGCACGATATCAGCTCGGGCCTATCGTCGATACTATCATTGCCCTGGAAATATACATCACGACCATCGCCACCGCGGAGGCAAGTGACCCGATAACTTTTTTCTTGGTAATTAGGACCAGACTCCCAACCTTCCATTTTTGTTGAAGGGGGGCAACTGAATAAACCGAAATCGTCCACGACATCGTCCATGACATCGATGATGGAATCTGGAAAATTGAAGGGAGTGGAAGACAATTTGAGGTTTTGAAGCTGTTGTGGGAAGCAGCCGTTTGGGTCTTTGATGTGAATCAGTCGGGATTTGTAATCGATGTGGGTGACTAGAACTTTGACTGAATTAGGGAGGTCGAGAACGGTGGTGGTGTTGTTTGGAGAGCAAGAGAGGTCGAAGCCAGGATAGCCGCAGTGAGAGAGGTGTTGGTTCTTTAGACGGAATGGGAAGCGGATTGGTGGACCGTCGTCGGAGCATTTTGATGTTGAAGTGCAATCGTCCTGGGCTGTGGAAAGGCttaggagaaagaagaggaaaacatATATGGACATGGTACTACTCAGTCTACTCCTAtataaaatctctctctcaaaatccttAGTTTGGAGACTTGTAGTTCTATTTTGCTATAGAAATAGATTCGTTCaagaaagggtttttttttttttttttttgagaaaggtTTTAGATGAAAGTTTGTGTGGCTTCCCTTTCTTCTAAGAAATCAGTGTTCTTATCCGTTATTTTCTTGTGGAAAATTCAGCAATCAGTGTTAAAAGTCACCGATATTGACCTTGACTTAGGGTGAGTTTTCCAAAAATAAgctcttggattttttttttccttactcaaatttgtttttaaatttgttagtcttgcgtcaaacttttgaaTATTGTagattcgtcttgatgagaggaatcagaaaaataaaaaattgtgacTTTTATCcaattattttgttaaatatcCAGATTTAGCACTTTTAGCAACCAAAAAGAACTGCGCTGAAAGTGCAAAAAATTGGATATTTCCTAAAAAAAACAGGGTAAAAGTATGGTTTTTTTGTTCGTTTGGTagtttttggtattttagttttgatagtggattgagagagaaataagataatgattggagtGATAGATAATGACTATAGAGAggtagaaagaaaaatgaaagtaataattgaaaaaaatgataatgattgaagagaaatatagtaataattagaaaataaaaataaaacaaaattaaacctACAAAACTAACAAGTCcataatgttttacatttttgattcctctcgtcgagacgaatctaAAATACTTAAAAGTGTAATAAAAAATtagcaaatacaaaaaaaaaaaaattgaatgaggaaaaaaaaccaaaaagcttATTTTTGGGAAACTCACCCTTAGTGAGCTCCACATGTTTATCTATCTTTTATCTTCACTTCTTGTTGGGAAAACTATTAACAAGAACTCTtcgatattttttttcttcttggtgCAAATGGAGAATAGGCTAAATATTGCAATCACAATAACcaacaaacaaattaatttaggagccaaaaataaaataagtaacAACAAGCAAATCATGAGACGCCGGATTTTTACGTGGTTTTTCCTAATTTATAGGTACATCCACGGGAGCATAATCGCTACCAAATCTTCCACTATAATAATAATGGGGTTACAAGAGTTCTTCCCTAGCACAACTAGAGGTACACAAGCATAGGtgaatttcaacaaaaataacaaagaaTTACAAGTTTAGATCTCACCAAGTGGATATCCCAAACTCTTAGAACCCGAAAGAAACTTGACGATTCTCTCCGATTAACACTTAGAGCTCGTCAAATAGTAGAACGTACTGAAATCTCATCAAAATCGGAGTAGCAACGTGGTCCGATCTTAAAATCGTTAGTACCGAAGAGTAAAGACGTCCAGTTCTAAtttttctatataaaaaaattcgTTCAAGAAAGATTTTAGATGAACATTTGTTCGGCACTTTGGTCCCTTTCTTCTCAGTCATCAGCGATCagtgttcttttcttttgggtaaattttactAACCTCCATCAGGTTTCAGACAAATACAAAAATCTGGCCTAGAGTTTTCGAAATTGCACTGCCCTTCATTGCTTTTGAAACTATTACCAAGATTCTCCCTTCTATTAAATAAATCACTAATGGCCTTAAATTTGGCAATTTATACAACAAAATATATTTGATgtcaaattaacaaaaaaattataaaataagaTGAGATTAATAAGTTAGGCTGAATCTCCCCTTACTTAAATAATGAAGTACTATTAATATTCACTAGTAAATGAAATTGattaaagaagaagataaaacaaaaagactagaaatataatgtattttgaagggtatttttgtcttttaattgTTAAAATTAACACCGTTAGTGATTTAAGCAACAAAATGAGGAATCTTGATAATAGTTTCAAAAACAATGGAGGACAATGTAATTTAAAAAGCTTAGGGTTGGTGTCTCGAGGGAGGTcaaatttaccctttttttttccaatgagGAATTTTGATAATAGTTTCAAAAACAATGGAGGACAATGTAATTTAAAAAGCTTAGGGTTGGTGTCTCGAAGGAGGTCAGTcaaatttaccctttttttttccttggaaaaTTCGGCAATCAATGTCCAAAGACTTTAACTTAGTCAGATCcacaatattattattatttttttttgaaaaattcagcaATCAACATTCAAAGACTTTGACTTAGTCAGCTCTACATGTTTACGTGG
Proteins encoded in this region:
- the LOC131300522 gene encoding rust resistance kinase Lr10-like encodes the protein MSIYVFLFFLLSLSTAQDDCTSTSKCSDDGPPIRFPFRLKNQHLSHCGYPGFDLSCSPNNTTTVLDLPNSVKVLVTHIDYKSRLIHIKDPNGCFPQQLQNLKLSSTPFNFPDSIIDVMDDVVDDFGLFSCPPSTKMEGWESGPNYQEKSYRVTCLRGGDGRDVYFQGNDSIDDRPELISCRKMYNVWSVPYEVFDETADLQLQWLRPDCGKCETDGKFCRHMSNSTSEEILCFGNLNPPKKGHDLEIAGVTLGSFLLLVILIAMYWFHRQEKIKRKDCLKIEMFLEDYRALKPARYSYDDIKKITNQFKDKIGQGGYGTVYRGQLSNDVHVAVKILNNIKGNGEEFINEVGIIGTIHHVNVVRFVGYCADGFRRALIYEFLPNDSLEKFASSDHKKRSLGWKKLLEIAMGIAKGIEYLHQGCDQQILHFDIKPHNILLDENLNPKITDFGLAKLCSKEQSVVSMTTARGTIGYIAPEVFSRNFGNISYKADIYSFGMLLLEMVGGKKNFDVMVNSTNKIYFPEWIYNHLDSGEELRIHIQDEGDAKIAKKLAIVGLWCIQWYPVDRPSMHIVIQMLEGDGDTLIKPPNPFASTNSTLATGQSSGRPINNELEVIVESE